A genomic region of Elephas maximus indicus isolate mEleMax1 chromosome 10, mEleMax1 primary haplotype, whole genome shotgun sequence contains the following coding sequences:
- the LOC126084095 gene encoding olfactory receptor 4K13-like, protein MERRNHSTVSEFLLLGLTESHELQIFFFLFFSIIYIAIVLGNLTIIFVVKLDPQLHSPMYFLLANLSFIDMSLASLAAPKMLVDLLSEHKSISYEGCMSQMFFGHLLGGSEMMLLVAMAIDRYVAICKPLLYKTIMSHSACIRLALLSWTTGFVHTMSQMIFTVTLPFCGPNVVDSFSCDLPRVIKLACTDTYVLELLVIADSGVLSLFCFIFLLISYSIILFNVQHRSSSGSSKALSTLSAHITVVVLFFGPCVFIYVWPFNSISIDKILSVFYTIFTPLLNPIIYTFRNKDMRNSIKKLRNKHVSSRSTF, encoded by the coding sequence ATGGAAAGACGAAATCACTCCACAGTGTCTGAGTTTCTTTTGCTGGGACTCACAGAGTCTCATGAGTTACAgatattctttttcttatttttttccattatttacaTAGCCATTGTGTTAGGCAACCTTACCATTATCTTTGTAGTGAAATTGGACCCTCAGTTGCACTCTCCCATGTACTTTCTACTGGCCAACCTCTCCTTTATTGATATGTCCCTGGCCTCCCTTGCTGCTCCCAAGATGCTCGTTGACTTACTTAGCGAACATAAGTCTATCTCTTACGAAGGCTGCATGAGCCAGATGTTTTTCGGTCACCTTTTAGGTGGAAGTGAGATGATGTTGCTCGTAGCCATGGCAATTGATAGATATGTGGCCATATGCAAGCCCCTCCTTTACAAAACTATCATGAGCCATAGTGCTTGCATCAGGCTTGCACTTCTCTCCTGGACCACTGGTTTTGTGCACACCATGAGCCAAATGATTTTCACAGTGACCTTGCCGTTCTGTGGCCCCAATGTCGTGGACAGTTTCTCTTGTGATCTCCCTCGGGTCATCAAACTTGCCTGCACTGATACTTACGTCTTGGAGCTGTTGGTCATCGCAGACAGTGGAGTactctctttgttctgtttcatCTTTCTGCTCATCTCCTATAGCATCATTCTGTTTAATGTCCAGCATCGCTCCTCCAGTGGGTCTTCCAAGGCCTTGTCCACTCTTTCAGCCCACATCACAGTGGTGGTACTGTTTTTTGGACCTTGTGTCTTTATCTACGTGTGGCCATTCAACAGTATCTCCATAGAtaagatcctctctgtgttttataCAATTTTTACACCTCTTTTAAATCCAATCATCTATACATTCAGGAATAAAGACATGAGGAATTCAATAAAAAAGTTAAGGAACAAGCATGTGAGTTCCAGATCAACCTTTTAA
- the LOC126084068 gene encoding olfactory receptor 4K13-like → MERRNHSMVSEFILLGLTESHELQIFFFFFFSIIYIAIVLGNLTIIFVVKLDPQLHSPMYFLLANLSFIDMSLASLATPKMIFDLLNEYKSISYEGCMSQMFFGHLLGGSEMMLLVAMAIDRYVAICKPLLYKTIMSHSACIRLALLSWTTGFVHTMSQMIFTVTLPFCGPSVVDSFSCDLPRVIKLACTDTYVLELLVIADSGVLSLFCFIFLLISYSIILINVQHRSSSGSSKALSTLSAHITVVVLFFGPCVFIYVWPFSSISIDKILSVFYTIFTPLLNPIIYTFRNKDMKKAIKKLRTKHVSSRSTF, encoded by the coding sequence ATGGAAAGACGAAATCACTCCATGGTGTCTGAGTTTATTTTGCTGGGACTCACAGAGTCTCATGAGTTACagatattctttttcttctttttttccattatttacaTAGCCATCGTGTTAGGCAATCTCACCATTATCTTTGTAGTGAAATTGGACCCTCAGTTGCACTCTCCCATGTACTTTCTACTGGCCAACCTCTCCTTTATTGATATGTCCCTGGCCTCCCTTGCTACTCCCAAGATGATCTTTGACTTACTTAATGAATATAAGTCCATCTCTTATGAAGGTTGCATGAGCCAGATGTTTTTCGGTCACCTTTTAGGTGGAAGTGAGATGATGTTGCTTGTAGCCATGGCAATTGATAGATATGTGGCCATATGCAAGCCCCTCCTTTACAAAACTATCATGAGCCATAGTGCTTGCATCAGGCTTGCACTTCTCTCCTGGACCACTGGTTTTGTGCACACCATGAGCCAAATGATTTTCACAGTGACCTTGCCATTCTGTGGCCCCAGTGTTGTGGACAGTTTCTCTTGTGATCTCCCTCGGGTCATCAAACTTGCCTGCACTGATACATACGTCTTGGAGCTGTTGGTCATTGCAGACAGTGGTGTactctctttgttttgtttcatctttttgctcatCTCCTATAGCATCATCCTGATTAATGTTCAGCATCGCTCCTCCAGTGGGTCTTCCAAGGCCTTGTCCACTCTTTCAGCCCACATCACAGTGGTGGTACTGTTCTTTGGACCTTGTGTCTTTATCTACGTGTGGCCATTCAGCAGTATTTCTATAGAtaagatcctctctgtgttttataCAATTTTTACACCTCTTTTAAATCCAATCATCTATACATTCAGGAAtaaagacatgaagaaagcaataaaaaaattaaggacCAAGCATGTGAGTTCCAGATCAACCTTTTAA